In Actinobacillus indolicus, a single genomic region encodes these proteins:
- a CDS encoding restriction endonuclease subunit S: MQFLGDVANIQTGFLFRAKVPEDPNGNVVVVQMKDCSFFDGIAWNNCVRTKLDKVKESDWLKKGDILLATRGNNYQPIFVEFSQQDLPSVASPHFFVIRPKNAEILPEYLQWWLNLKQSQKYLIQNIEGSTTKSLRLPVLAELSIKIPSLAKQNVIVQMAKTLDQERKTLQKLIENNEKLMNALAQELISP, translated from the coding sequence ATGCAATTCTTAGGAGATGTTGCAAATATCCAAACAGGTTTTTTGTTTCGAGCAAAAGTGCCTGAAGATCCGAACGGCAATGTGGTTGTAGTGCAAATGAAAGATTGTTCATTTTTTGATGGCATAGCTTGGAATAACTGTGTTCGTACAAAGCTGGATAAAGTGAAAGAAAGTGATTGGCTTAAAAAGGGAGATATTTTGCTTGCCACAAGGGGCAACAATTATCAGCCGATTTTTGTTGAGTTTTCCCAGCAAGATTTACCCTCGGTTGCGTCCCCTCATTTTTTTGTTATTCGTCCTAAAAATGCGGAAATCTTACCTGAATATCTGCAATGGTGGCTGAATTTGAAACAAAGCCAAAAGTATCTTATTCAAAATATTGAAGGCTCGACAACCAAAAGTTTACGTCTTCCTGTCTTGGCAGAATTGTCGATAAAAATACCGTCTTTAGCAAAACAAAACGTTATCGTACAAATGGCAAAAACACTCGATCAGGAGCGAAAAACCTTGCAAAAACTTATTGAAAATAATGAAAAGTTGATGAATGCCCTAGCCCAAGAGTTAATTTCACCGTAG